GCCGCGAGCCGTCGCACAGGTGCTCCAGAAGGCGGGCTATGAGTTCGGGCTCATGGGCGAGCAGTGGTGCTGCGGCGGCCCGGCCGCCGAAATGGGCTACGTCGATCAGGCACGGGCATTCGCCGAGCACAACATGGCGTCGTGGCGCGCGACCGGCACGAAGCGCATCCTCGTGCTCGACCCGCACGACTACATCGCCTTCACCGAGGACTATCCGAAGTACTTCGGGGCCGACTTCGACCTCGAGGTGGTGCTGATCGTCGAACTGTTCGCCGAAATGATCCGCGACGGCCGGCTCGTGCCCGACGTCCCCGTGGATCGGGCGATCACGTATCACGACCCTTGTCGGCTTAACAAACGCAAGGGCATTTGGAAGGAACCCCGCGAGGTGCTCCGTGCCATCCCCGGGCTCCGGTTCGAAGATGTCGACCGCGTCACCCAATGGTCGTACTGCTCGGGCGCCGGAGGAGGGCTCGCGGTCGAGAAACCCGAGCTCACGGCTGCCATTAGCGCGCGTCGCCTGAGTCACGCGGGCGCGCTCGATGTCGACACGCTCGTGAGCGCGTGTCCGTGGTCGGAGCGACCGCTCACTGAAGCGGGCGACGACGTCGACATCGACGTACTCGACATCCACGAGCTGCTCGCGACCTCGCTCGGGATCGACGGGGGCGGCTCGCGAGGAGAGACCGGCGACCGTCGCTTCGCCCAGGTCCGCTCCGGCCCGCCAGGGCGCGCACGTCGCGCCAGCGGCGAA
The Diaminobutyricimonas sp. LJ205 genome window above contains:
- a CDS encoding (Fe-S)-binding protein encodes the protein MTDLDRDGAPSTDPLREPFTPGMRSNPPELTELTRSDEIVPQVLIPLEDVKTREFVQEWRNAAYNCYSSGHKFCREVCPVVIETRNESYSPTAFHANVVGMERGELTVEDVAADYVNCTQCGACELRCPNTLFTGDFYRFRTRTVDVVKAARALAVDSGVHQEGYRSWNARTAERSHEPVLGETPVGQDTVRDWADGLDIPIGGETILFVDCEAAFYRTSVPRAVAQVLQKAGYEFGLMGEQWCCGGPAAEMGYVDQARAFAEHNMASWRATGTKRILVLDPHDYIAFTEDYPKYFGADFDLEVVLIVELFAEMIRDGRLVPDVPVDRAITYHDPCRLNKRKGIWKEPREVLRAIPGLRFEDVDRVTQWSYCSGAGGGLAVEKPELTAAISARRLSHAGALDVDTLVSACPWSERPLTEAGDDVDIDVLDIHELLATSLGIDGGGSRGETGDRRFAQVRSGPPGRARRASGEPGTADGSEPGTADGDG